GCTTTAGTCATCGGTGTTGCGCCAATCCTGCTGGGATTGGCCGCCCCAGCCACGACCGCGCCGCCGCTTACGAAAAATTGTTATGTCTATTGCCGCGCCATCCCGACCGTAGCATGACAACGTGGATTCACTCGGTGTTCCGTAAGAACACTACCGCATTTACGGATCCCCTCATGAAGATGTTTCTTATGGCCAGTACATTTCTGGCTCTTGCCGCTTGCACATCCGAACCCAATCAAAACAACGCTAAGGCAATGCTCCAAGCGAACGACCCGAAGGTTTGTGCCGCGAACGATGTGCAGCGCACAGCGCTGAGCCTACTCAGCGAAAGCTACCAAAGTTATCTCGACGCTGGCGGCAAGCCGATTGAGTTCAAAGCAGTCAACTCCACCGGTATAAACGCCGACATTCATGAAATTGCATGCTCCGCAAATGTTTCATTCGGTCCAACAACATTTCTTGGTGCTAACGTCCCGGCTGCTACGCTTCCCATTATCTATACAGTCCGGCCTTCACTCAGCCAAGACAGTGATTTTGTAGTTACATCGCAGGCTGAAGACCCGGTGAAATTGCGGCTCTCGTCAATCATTCAAAACTACATGTCCGGCAAACAAGGTTCGCGGGACACTCAATCTCCCCCAGCAGCATCCTCTAGCGAACAGGCATTCCCGCCCGCTGCCGCGACCTCCGACCGGGATAGTACCTCCGCCTCTATCTGGGAGAACAATCAAAGCGTAAGCGGCAACTGCCGCGTGTCCGTGGCAGGCGAAATGGTCATGGACGGACCTTGTAGAGGCCTCGGCCATGGAACCTCTGTATTCGTAACTGCGGAACGTGATGGTTGTTCTATCGAGCTTTCTCGCAGTAAAGGTACGGTAAAAGGCAAAGTGTTTGCCTATAAGAACACTTGCGGTTCTCCTGAATCGGCTCCAAATAATTCCGATGTTGATCTCGGGGTTTTCGCTGCGGAAGGCGAATGCTTGCGCTCCAACTCGGCTTCGGTCTGCCTCGCGCCTAGCGAATAAAAGCCCCGCCTGCTGTCGGAAAACCATCCTCACAAACTCATCCCTCGATCCCGTTGCAGGGCCAACTCGCGCTCGTGGAACAGCTGGCCCACCGCACGCGCCATCTGCGGTTCGCGCTGGATTCGCTCGATGTAGAGATCCTTGGTGTGCTGGTTGGCCCCGTTATAGGCGTCCACCGCCTTGCGGAGCGCCTCCGGGGTCGCCTTCCAGTCGCTGTTATGGTCGCCATAGCCATGAGCGCCCGCCTCGCGCTTCCCGGCAATGGTCTTGAACTTCTCCGCCACCTTTTCCCGTTCCCGCATCTGCTGGCGCTCCTGTGCCTGATCACGGGCGCGCTCGGCGGCAAACCGCTCCTGACGCTGCGCCTCGGCGGCATCGCGCCGATCGCGATCGACCGCGCCGCTCAGGGTCGCTGCGAACTCATGCAGCCTGCCTGATATCCGCTGCCCCGCATCGCGCAGCCACTCAGTCCCCCGCTCGATATACTGGCGCAGGCCCCGCTGCTCGATGACGCCGGCGTTGTGCTGGCCCACCATCGTTACTGGCTCATAATCCCGCCCCTCCCGCATGGCCTGATGCTCGGCACGGCGCTCCATCGCTGTCGCGCTCGGCCCCATATGCACGGTCGCTTCCTGTTCGATTCCGCGCCGCTGGTGGCTGCGATGGTCCACCCGCTCCGGGACGTTCGCCCGTTCCAGCGCCGCATTCTGCATCTCGGCCCACCGGCCACGCCAGCGCTCGACCTCCCCACTCGTCTTCTGGTCCAGTTCGCGGGTCTTCTCGCCCAGCCCTTCCGGGCCGATCCGCCGCGTCGTCGTCAACAGATGGGCATGATGGTTGCGATGGTCGCCCTCGCGACCTGGTGCGTGGATCGCCACGTCCACCGCCACCCCGTGCCGCTCGCTGATCTCCCGTGCGAGGCCCAGCGCAAGCTCGCACCGCGCTTCGGCCGACAACTCGGCCGGAAGCGCGATTTCATATTCGCGGGCGACGGTGGAGTTCTTGCGCGTCTCGGCCTGCTCGGCGGCGTTCCAGAGCGCGGCACGGTCACTGGCCCACGCCGGGGCATCGGCGGGCATGACAAGGGCGTTATGTTCGACGCCCTGCTTGCGGGTGTAATCGTGGACGAGGCCGGTGCGCTCGTCCGTGATTTCGACGCCCGCACGATAGGCTGCCGCTGCCGTCGCGCTACGACCGGCGGAACGGCCTATCGTCTTCACCGCAAGATGGAAACTCGCCATCGCCGCGCCCTTGCTAGCCATGCGGGAGCATGGCGCGGGCGACAGCCCGCTGGGTTCAGGGGTATCCCCTGACGCACGCAAACGCAAGTTTGCATAAGTGCGCCCTTCCTCTCTTTCGCTCGGTCGGGTCCGGTGCTATCAGTATCGCACAGCGAAAGGATTGACCATGGCTGCTCCAACGCCAGAGGCTATCGAAACCGCCCGTCGCAAGGTCCAGCAGGCCAAGGCCCGGTTGCAGGCATTGGAAGCCCGCGCCGCCACCCTGAACCGCAAGGCCGATGCCCGCCGCAAGATCATCCTCGGCGGTCTGCTCCTCGATGCCGCCATGAAAGACCCCGCATGGGAATCCCGCCTCAATGACCTAATGAGCCGGATCAGCCGCGATCAGGACCGCAAGGCGTTCGAGGGCTGGACCTTCAAGGGTGGCCCCGCCGATGCCTGATCCCTTCGACCCTGCCGAGTTTGATGCTCCCCCTCCCTCCGATCCCGGCGCAGACTATCGCACCCTGCTCGACGCCATGCGCAAGGCCGGGGCCGAAGGGGTCGCCCACCAGGTCGCCGCACTGGCCCATAAGATCGAGCAGGACGCCCGCCAACGCGCCGAATGGACCAAACAGGCAGGGGCAGGGGTCGATGCCCTCCAACGGGCCGCTGGGGAGCTTCAGCGGGTCAGCGCAGGGGTCTGGTGGGATCGCCTGAAGGAATGGATCACCGCCGCCCTCATCGGGCTGGGACTGATCTTCGCCGCGGCCCTCGCCTACCGCTGGGCACAGGAACCCAAAATCGAGCGCCAGCTATACGGATGCACCGCCAAATGGGACGCCAAAACCCAGACATGCAAGGGCAAGTGGGTGCCGTTGCAAGCGCAATAGGCTACCAGTTTATGGGTGTACAAAAATTATTGCGCACTCGGTTTAATGGGTGTACGAAATATCATGGAAATCGAGTTTGACCCGGCCAAGGATGAAGCAAATAGCGCCAAGCATGGCGTATCCTTGCAGGCTGCGGCAGGGTTCGATTGGGACACGGCGTTTGAGCGCGAGGATGACCGCTTCGACTATGGAGAGGTCCGGTTTGTCGCCCTGGGCATGATCGGTGATCGCCTGCACGTGCTGGTTTTTACCGAAGGCTCTCACGACGATGCAATCCGCGCCATCAGCCTGCGCCCGGCAGAAAAGCACGAAGTGAGGTTCTATTATGGCCAAGTTTGATCCTGAAATTCACGACGACAACCCGCCGATGGATGCGGCCTTCATGGCCGGGTTGAAGCCGTCGCGGCGCGGGCGTCCCAAGTCGGAAACCCCCAAGGTGGAAGTCAAAATCCGCTTGGACGCAAAGACGGTGGAGCATCTGCGCGACAGCGGTCCGGGATGGCAGACCCGTGTAAACGCTTTGCTCGGCCAGCTTGTCGCGGCAGGGCAAATCTGATTGTTGTCCTAGCAGGAACAGCCACCGTTTACAGGCCAACGCTTCCGCTCATAGTCATCGACTAGCGTGGCCAGCGCATCGAGACGAACCTCGTCTGCGCTGCCTGCCTCCGCGTTCCAGCGCGCGCGAATTTCATCGACCGCCATCCGATGGTCTTCATCGTTCCGGATAGGTTTAATATCCATTCGCCTGTCCTTCAAATCAGCCCGACGACAAGTAGCAAGGCACGGTCCACGGCCTTCATCCGCTCATCGTCAAGCCGCCCGAAAGGCTCGCTGATTTTCGAGCGCGGCAGGGTGGAGAGCTTGTCCACCATCACCTGCGAAAGCACGCGCAACCCGTTGGCGTTGTCCGGCTCGACAGTGATGCGAAAGGCAGCGTCCCGCACGGCGCTGGTGATCGGGCAGATCACGACGCTCTCCAGAGCGGCCAGAAGATTCGATTGCACAATGAGGGCCGGGCGCGGTTTGCCGTAGTCGCCTTGCAATGAAACCGCGACAATATCGCCTCGCTTCACTGCCACTCCTCGATCTGCCCCGCCGCTTCTTCGGTAAACCGCAGCACGTCCAGTTCTGCCGGGTCGCCCCTCAGCTTCAGGCATTGCTGACGCACACGCTCCGCGAAATCAGCGGCGCGTGTGTCAGGAACCCAAAATTGGACGGGCCGAAACCCCGCCGCGCGCATCCGCTGGCGGTGTTGATCTACCTTGTCAGCCCTTTGCTTGATCGCGGCCATGTGAGTCTCCGATAGGTATCATGCAGAGTTACATGATACCTATCCCACCTATTTTCCGCAAGCTCTATCC
The Sphingobium sp. TKS DNA segment above includes these coding regions:
- the mobQ gene encoding MobQ family relaxase, which translates into the protein MASKGAAMASFHLAVKTIGRSAGRSATAAAAYRAGVEITDERTGLVHDYTRKQGVEHNALVMPADAPAWASDRAALWNAAEQAETRKNSTVAREYEIALPAELSAEARCELALGLAREISERHGVAVDVAIHAPGREGDHRNHHAHLLTTTRRIGPEGLGEKTRELDQKTSGEVERWRGRWAEMQNAALERANVPERVDHRSHQRRGIEQEATVHMGPSATAMERRAEHQAMREGRDYEPVTMVGQHNAGVIEQRGLRQYIERGTEWLRDAGQRISGRLHEFAATLSGAVDRDRRDAAEAQRQERFAAERARDQAQERQQMREREKVAEKFKTIAGKREAGAHGYGDHNSDWKATPEALRKAVDAYNGANQHTKDLYIERIQREPQMARAVGQLFHERELALQRDRGMSL
- a CDS encoding mobilization protein → MAAPTPEAIETARRKVQQAKARLQALEARAATLNRKADARRKIILGGLLLDAAMKDPAWESRLNDLMSRISRDQDRKAFEGWTFKGGPADA
- a CDS encoding BrnT family toxin codes for the protein MEIEFDPAKDEANSAKHGVSLQAAAGFDWDTAFEREDDRFDYGEVRFVALGMIGDRLHVLVFTEGSHDDAIRAISLRPAEKHEVRFYYGQV
- a CDS encoding BrnA antitoxin family protein, whose amino-acid sequence is MAKFDPEIHDDNPPMDAAFMAGLKPSRRGRPKSETPKVEVKIRLDAKTVEHLRDSGPGWQTRVNALLGQLVAAGQI
- a CDS encoding type II toxin-antitoxin system PemK/MazF family toxin; the protein is MKRGDIVAVSLQGDYGKPRPALIVQSNLLAALESVVICPITSAVRDAAFRITVEPDNANGLRVLSQVMVDKLSTLPRSKISEPFGRLDDERMKAVDRALLLVVGLI
- a CDS encoding antitoxin MazE family protein, which codes for MAAIKQRADKVDQHRQRMRAAGFRPVQFWVPDTRAADFAERVRQQCLKLRGDPAELDVLRFTEEAAGQIEEWQ